One stretch of Paenibacillus sp. AN1007 DNA includes these proteins:
- a CDS encoding response regulator transcription factor translates to MKSVLIVEDEQAIARVLAAYLRKAEFEVHHAADGPAAVTLFDSVNPSIILLDVMLPGMDGWDLLRIFREKSACPVIMLTALDDITDRLNGLNAGADDYMSKPFVPEEVVARVNAVLRRNPHWTSGGQDRRSFGNLVIDLAAKQVLLNGAEVALTPRDLSLLIFLSEHPNRTFTRDHLIEQVWGMDYEGSDRAVDLSIKRLRQALSHWTTDTGEIRTLRGMGYQFWIAN, encoded by the coding sequence TTGAAATCTGTACTTATCGTTGAGGATGAGCAGGCAATCGCACGTGTTTTGGCTGCTTATCTGAGAAAAGCCGAGTTTGAAGTTCATCATGCAGCGGATGGCCCGGCTGCTGTAACCCTTTTTGATTCGGTCAATCCGTCTATCATACTTCTAGACGTTATGCTGCCCGGCATGGACGGATGGGATCTATTGCGAATATTTCGGGAAAAGAGTGCTTGTCCCGTCATTATGCTAACTGCACTGGATGATATAACAGATCGGCTTAACGGATTAAATGCCGGTGCTGATGATTATATGAGCAAACCGTTTGTCCCCGAGGAAGTGGTTGCACGCGTGAATGCTGTACTGCGGCGGAACCCGCACTGGACTTCCGGAGGACAGGATCGGCGCTCCTTTGGCAATCTGGTCATTGATCTTGCTGCCAAGCAGGTCCTGCTGAATGGCGCAGAAGTTGCACTGACTCCACGAGATCTGTCTCTGCTTATTTTTCTGTCCGAGCATCCCAACCGTACATTCACCAGAGATCATCTGATTGAACAAGTATGGGGAATGGACTATGAGGGCAGCGATCGTGCTGTCGATCTATCCATCAAACGACTGCGTCAGGCACTCTCTCACTGGACAACAGACACAGGAGAAATTCGAACGCTGCGAGGAATGGGGTATCAATTTTGGATCGCCAACTGA
- a CDS encoding YceI family protein, translating into MNKKAKTWIITGVTAAVIIGAGGYYFTNSYLGNNVEIEQVLPASTAASTTAADTGTAKAVENKKAGADQLNGDWNISQGSKVYFSVTTSQETVNFVDDQVSGKWTLNVDDPAKSQAEGKIEMNGIDSGNGQRDEHVKSADFFDMAQYPQATFKATSFEGLPSEWTEGQTVDLKMKGTLTVKGVEKEVTFDAKAAYQNNQVLLSGTTMVTFEDFGMKNPHSVVLSTENDIQVRLELKLAK; encoded by the coding sequence ATGAATAAAAAGGCGAAAACGTGGATTATTACAGGGGTAACCGCAGCAGTTATCATTGGTGCGGGCGGTTATTACTTTACGAATAGTTACTTGGGAAATAACGTTGAGATTGAACAGGTTCTTCCGGCGAGCACAGCAGCATCCACTACAGCCGCAGACACCGGCACAGCAAAAGCTGTGGAGAATAAAAAGGCAGGAGCAGACCAGCTGAATGGAGACTGGAATATTAGTCAGGGATCGAAAGTATACTTTTCTGTAACCACATCACAGGAAACCGTAAATTTTGTAGACGATCAGGTTAGCGGGAAATGGACGCTGAATGTGGATGACCCCGCTAAATCCCAGGCTGAAGGTAAAATTGAGATGAACGGTATCGATTCCGGTAACGGTCAGCGGGACGAGCATGTGAAAAGCGCGGATTTCTTCGATATGGCTCAGTATCCGCAGGCGACATTCAAAGCCACTTCATTTGAAGGCCTGCCTTCCGAGTGGACAGAGGGGCAGACCGTAGATTTGAAAATGAAAGGAACGCTGACCGTTAAAGGTGTTGAAAAAGAAGTCACATTTGACGCAAAAGCGGCTTATCAAAACAATCAGGTGCTGCTGTCGGGCACAACGATGGTTACGTTCGAAGACTTTGGTATGAAGAATCCACACTCGGTAGTACTCTCCACTGAAAATGATATCCAGGTCCGCCTTGAATTGAAACTGGCGAAATAA
- a CDS encoding glycosyl hydrolase 53 family protein has translation MNKRYISGCLVLLLLFCDLGLAARPAEAARNNVALNKPVTVSAEDSVNNGQKENAVDGNSDTRWSAPGPSKADEPHWLMVNLEGQYKLSGAEITWKDEDQNKDKFIEYTVEVSPDGSSWTPVADSPNKTGAKTTSLDFTTDTPVQYVRVTIPFYLDDGYWPGISEFKVWGEVEGTEPANIESYDPVEVSTLRGNAPVLPTEVKAHYENEKSGMVSVTWDSVDETQYEQAGEFTVTGAVYGTEKRPAAKVIVQGYRSDYVRGVDISTLTAIEEKGGKYFDSNGTERDLLDILKDRGVNYVRLRLWNDPQKSGGYNDKADVIRMAVRAKQKGMKVLLDFHYSDEWAHPGQQLRPKAWEGYDFNQLKQAVYDYTVEVVGEMKQAGAMPDMVQIGNEINNGLLNGGAKINMEENKALLQQGIAGVRKVEGSNVNRADRAKIMIHLAEGGNAELFKWYFGELESKGEEEGLDYDIIGLSYYPFWHGTFADVQKTMDEVSVLYNKDVIIAETSYPFSYKNGDAHGNIIGSDQALHTGGAVFPATEQGQHDAIAGIMDLVAKVPNNHGAGFFYWEPAWIPAGVGWIASEGDAWENQGMFDYDEYPANGGHSYEGRALWSLDVYKRGLDQMPTDRQQLAAALNRANALVKTDFTAETWGSLAPAIVTAQEVYSKAYTPGGVSQDETNAAAAELERVMSELGVIPPKREELNDVIQKAGGYQETDWSAATWSIFSKALEHAKTAAANPKATQTDVNQAAERLKSAILGLSDVDKTKLHEYIQLMQQENESSYTRRSWSVLQQALQDAIQVRDQAGTVQSEVNTALNTLKQAFTNLVELEALTTGKTASASSSAGTGGNQNNSPKGAIDDNPSTSWGTNEGPGENTWWTVDLGQAANLRKIEMSMWSGGIKYKIDVSNDNEHFKTVVDTTSDVVVSTSPSHVLPEGTEARYIRVTITAGSDWVGFMEFEAYGTFPADKTALKSTVASAAALKQADYTSSSWSVFSKALLEAQQLVQDVEASAKELSMAAQRLNDAAAQLAKPNTAPGTGQPSQPGSASQPSVPSAGSNIPAVTPKPAPGSEPVTGSVKVKGTPTVDGIYEVRPSTAEFAKALKSMDSAKRMLQLAADVPDSFKAVTFQIPSSQLSSWMKSEEVQSIEVVAGKTIVRIPLRSLPLTIAETAGTLDVVVSEGSDNVLSASQRAAIDNSSAVRVDMLLNNKSFPWADRAVEVVLSDVEPVKTKDTVMVVNAISTDGELQPLTYFKYDQAAAAMAFKPTQAGSYVITNAEVPLKDLQHHTWAVQEIRALYGKGIIAGVSASRFEPQDELTRAQFLQMIVKVIGKANQTNSSITLPTDVKADHWYADTVCTGIEMNIVQGRADGTFGASDRISREDMAVMLYRAVKAAQRDNSSASVNGQLEFRDQDAIAEYAREAAAAMQQLGVLHGLPDGTFAPKQTANRAQGAVATARLLELLY, from the coding sequence GTGAATAAGAGGTACATAAGCGGTTGTCTGGTTTTACTGCTGTTATTCTGTGATCTGGGTCTGGCTGCAAGGCCTGCAGAAGCAGCAAGAAATAATGTGGCGCTGAACAAACCGGTAACGGTGAGTGCGGAAGATTCCGTGAATAACGGACAGAAGGAAAACGCAGTGGATGGTAACTCAGACACGCGTTGGAGTGCGCCCGGCCCAAGTAAAGCTGATGAGCCGCACTGGTTGATGGTAAACCTGGAAGGGCAGTACAAGCTGTCTGGTGCGGAAATCACATGGAAAGACGAAGATCAAAACAAGGACAAGTTCATTGAATATACTGTTGAAGTTTCACCAGACGGCAGCAGTTGGACTCCAGTCGCGGACAGCCCTAATAAAACGGGAGCGAAAACGACCAGTCTCGATTTTACAACGGATACGCCAGTTCAATACGTGAGAGTAACGATTCCATTCTATCTGGATGATGGATACTGGCCCGGCATATCTGAATTCAAAGTGTGGGGAGAAGTAGAAGGCACCGAGCCGGCGAACATCGAAAGTTACGATCCGGTAGAAGTCAGCACGCTTCGGGGTAATGCCCCAGTGCTGCCAACCGAGGTGAAAGCCCATTATGAGAATGAGAAATCGGGTATGGTCTCCGTAACCTGGGACAGTGTTGACGAGACACAGTATGAACAAGCGGGTGAATTCACTGTGACTGGAGCGGTCTACGGCACAGAGAAGAGACCTGCTGCTAAGGTTATCGTTCAAGGTTATCGTTCCGACTATGTGAGAGGTGTCGATATCTCCACACTGACAGCGATTGAAGAAAAAGGCGGCAAATATTTTGACAGCAATGGCACAGAGCGGGACCTGCTTGATATTCTGAAGGATCGCGGTGTGAATTATGTGCGTTTACGTTTGTGGAATGATCCGCAGAAATCAGGTGGATATAACGATAAAGCGGATGTCATCCGAATGGCTGTGCGTGCAAAACAAAAAGGGATGAAAGTACTGCTTGATTTCCATTACTCCGATGAATGGGCTCACCCTGGGCAGCAGCTTCGGCCGAAAGCATGGGAGGGTTACGACTTTAATCAATTGAAGCAGGCCGTATACGATTATACAGTTGAAGTCGTTGGAGAGATGAAGCAGGCAGGTGCCATGCCGGATATGGTGCAGATCGGTAACGAGATCAACAATGGCCTTCTGAACGGAGGAGCCAAAATCAATATGGAGGAAAACAAAGCCTTACTTCAGCAGGGGATTGCCGGGGTTCGCAAAGTTGAAGGGTCTAATGTCAATCGAGCCGATCGGGCGAAGATAATGATTCATCTGGCTGAAGGCGGGAATGCCGAGTTGTTTAAATGGTACTTTGGGGAACTGGAAAGCAAAGGAGAAGAGGAAGGACTGGATTATGACATTATCGGATTGTCTTATTATCCGTTCTGGCATGGAACCTTTGCTGATGTGCAGAAAACGATGGATGAAGTATCAGTCCTCTATAACAAGGATGTCATCATTGCAGAAACTTCCTATCCGTTCTCTTATAAGAACGGGGACGCACATGGAAATATTATCGGTTCGGACCAGGCGCTTCATACTGGAGGTGCAGTGTTCCCGGCAACAGAGCAGGGTCAGCATGATGCGATCGCAGGGATTATGGACTTGGTTGCTAAGGTGCCGAACAATCATGGTGCAGGTTTCTTCTACTGGGAGCCGGCGTGGATTCCGGCAGGTGTAGGCTGGATTGCCTCCGAGGGCGATGCTTGGGAAAATCAAGGCATGTTTGACTATGACGAATATCCGGCCAATGGTGGACATTCGTATGAAGGACGGGCGCTTTGGTCTCTCGATGTGTATAAAAGAGGGCTGGATCAGATGCCGACAGATCGGCAGCAGCTGGCTGCAGCACTGAACCGGGCAAATGCTCTTGTGAAAACGGACTTCACAGCTGAAACCTGGGGCAGTTTGGCTCCGGCGATCGTCACTGCACAAGAAGTATATAGTAAAGCATATACGCCGGGTGGTGTGAGTCAAGATGAAACAAATGCAGCGGCAGCCGAACTGGAGCGCGTCATGTCAGAGCTTGGAGTGATTCCGCCGAAACGTGAGGAGCTTAACGATGTAATTCAAAAAGCGGGAGGCTATCAAGAAACGGACTGGTCAGCAGCAACATGGAGCATATTCAGCAAAGCGCTGGAGCATGCGAAAACGGCTGCCGCCAACCCGAAAGCAACCCAAACGGATGTGAATCAAGCAGCCGAGCGTTTGAAATCAGCTATTTTAGGACTGTCCGATGTGGATAAAACAAAACTGCATGAGTACATTCAGCTGATGCAGCAGGAGAATGAATCCTCCTATACGCGCCGAAGCTGGTCTGTTCTGCAGCAAGCACTGCAGGATGCCATTCAGGTTAGAGACCAAGCTGGTACGGTGCAGTCCGAGGTCAATACAGCACTGAATACTTTAAAACAAGCCTTTACTAATCTGGTCGAACTGGAGGCATTGACGACAGGCAAAACAGCATCGGCTTCATCCAGCGCAGGAACGGGCGGTAATCAGAACAACTCACCCAAAGGTGCAATCGATGATAATCCAAGCACCTCATGGGGAACGAATGAGGGTCCGGGTGAAAATACCTGGTGGACCGTGGATTTGGGGCAGGCTGCCAATCTGCGCAAAATAGAGATGTCCATGTGGAGCGGCGGAATCAAATATAAAATAGATGTATCCAATGACAATGAGCATTTCAAGACAGTGGTAGATACGACAAGTGATGTCGTGGTATCTACATCTCCGAGTCATGTTCTGCCCGAAGGAACAGAGGCACGTTATATCCGTGTGACCATTACAGCGGGTTCCGATTGGGTTGGTTTTATGGAGTTTGAGGCATATGGCACATTTCCGGCTGATAAAACGGCATTAAAATCAACTGTGGCATCTGCAGCAGCATTAAAGCAGGCTGATTATACTTCTTCAAGCTGGAGTGTTTTCAGTAAAGCACTGCTTGAAGCACAGCAGCTTGTTCAGGACGTTGAAGCTTCTGCAAAAGAGTTGAGCATGGCAGCACAGCGGCTAAATGATGCGGCTGCACAGCTGGCGAAGCCAAATACAGCACCGGGTACGGGACAGCCATCTCAGCCGGGCAGTGCATCCCAGCCATCCGTGCCTTCTGCAGGTTCGAATATCCCAGCAGTCACACCGAAGCCAGCACCGGGCAGCGAGCCGGTCACCGGTTCAGTTAAGGTGAAAGGTACACCAACGGTAGATGGCATATATGAAGTTCGTCCAAGTACAGCCGAGTTTGCTAAAGCATTGAAGTCAATGGACTCCGCCAAGCGTATGCTCCAGCTGGCAGCTGATGTACCGGACAGCTTCAAAGCGGTAACGTTCCAAATCCCATCGAGTCAGCTGTCCTCTTGGATGAAGTCGGAGGAAGTACAGTCAATTGAGGTTGTGGCAGGTAAAACAATCGTCCGTATCCCGCTGCGTTCGCTGCCGCTGACGATTGCGGAAACAGCAGGCACGTTAGATGTCGTTGTTTCGGAAGGCTCAGACAATGTACTGTCAGCATCACAACGGGCAGCAATTGACAACTCATCGGCTGTTCGAGTCGATATGCTATTAAACAACAAGTCGTTCCCATGGGCCGACAGAGCAGTAGAAGTGGTTTTGTCCGATGTAGAGCCTGTAAAAACAAAAGATACAGTGATGGTTGTGAATGCAATCTCCACGGATGGTGAATTACAGCCTCTGACATACTTCAAGTATGATCAAGCTGCAGCAGCAATGGCATTCAAGCCGACACAGGCCGGCAGTTATGTGATTACGAACGCAGAGGTGCCTTTAAAGGACCTGCAGCATCATACCTGGGCTGTTCAGGAAATTCGGGCCCTCTATGGTAAAGGCATCATTGCAGGTGTAAGTGCATCACGTTTTGAACCGCAGGATGAACTGACCCGCGCACAATTTTTGCAGATGATCGTTAAAGTGATCGGGAAAGCAAATCAGACAAATTCCTCGATTACATTACCGACGGATGTAAAGGCTGATCATTGGTACGCGGACACGGTCTGTACGGGTATCGAAATGAACATCGTTCAGGGACGGGCAGATGGAACATTTGGGGCAAGCGATCGCATCTCCCGTGAAGATATGGCGGTGATGCTTTATCGGGCAGTGAAGGCGGCACAACGTGACAACAGCTCCGCTTCTGTAAATGGTCAGCTTGAGTTCAGAGATCAAGATGCCATAGCCGAGTATGCAAGAGAAGCGGCAGCAGCCATGCAGCAGCTCGGTGTACTGCATGGACTGCCTGACGGTACCTTTGCTCCAAAACAAACGGCAAATCGTGCACAGGGTGCAGTTGCGACGGCGAGATTGCTGGAACTGCTGTATTAG
- a CDS encoding SPFH domain-containing protein: MFGFRFVKFQPSEYVMKVKNGRVQREGVGLSFYYYEPTTSVIVLPVSSVDVPFMFEEITADYQTVTIQGQLSYRIMDYSKITKSLNYTYNLRKNQYMSDDPGKLDQRVITIAKVLTKKYLEQLPLREAIQSSERLASSMKREVAQHEELDKLGVELMNLSILAILPNKETMRALEAQAREEILRQADEALYVRRNASIEQERRVKENELNTEIAVETKKQQIRETQLQAERSVKQKQNEMEQEQLQFNTAMEERKQQLIELTVANQNAEADAKAYEIAAVMNSLQHVQPNVLQAMANMGMNSDKLIALAFQELAENAGKIGQLNISPDLLQGLMAPAEGRSKGGTAR; encoded by the coding sequence ATGTTTGGATTCCGATTCGTCAAGTTTCAACCGAGTGAATACGTAATGAAGGTAAAGAACGGCAGGGTGCAGCGTGAAGGCGTGGGTTTGTCCTTTTATTATTATGAGCCAACGACCTCGGTGATTGTACTGCCTGTATCTTCAGTCGATGTTCCGTTTATGTTTGAGGAAATTACAGCAGATTATCAGACCGTTACCATACAGGGTCAGCTCAGCTATCGCATCATGGATTACAGCAAAATTACGAAGAGCCTGAATTACACGTACAATTTGCGCAAAAATCAATATATGTCCGACGATCCTGGCAAGCTGGATCAACGAGTCATTACGATTGCCAAAGTGCTCACGAAGAAATATCTGGAACAGCTGCCGCTGCGAGAAGCCATCCAATCTAGTGAACGGCTTGCCAGCAGCATGAAACGGGAAGTTGCGCAGCATGAAGAGCTGGATAAGCTGGGCGTAGAGCTGATGAACCTCTCCATTTTGGCGATTTTGCCAAATAAGGAAACGATGCGTGCGCTGGAAGCACAGGCGAGGGAGGAAATTCTGCGTCAAGCGGACGAAGCTTTATATGTGCGTCGCAATGCTTCCATTGAGCAGGAGCGCCGTGTGAAAGAGAACGAATTAAATACCGAGATTGCTGTAGAAACGAAGAAGCAGCAGATTCGGGAAACGCAGCTGCAGGCTGAACGCTCGGTAAAACAAAAGCAGAACGAGATGGAGCAGGAGCAGCTGCAGTTTAATACAGCGATGGAGGAACGTAAGCAGCAGTTGATCGAACTTACGGTTGCCAATCAGAATGCTGAAGCGGATGCGAAGGCGTATGAAATTGCAGCTGTCATGAATTCGCTCCAGCATGTGCAGCCAAACGTACTGCAGGCGATGGCCAATATGGGGATGAATTCGGATAAACTGATTGCACTCGCATTTCAGGAATTGGCCGAGAACGCCGGCAAAATCGGACAGCTTAACATTTCACCAGATCTGCTGCAGGGCTTGATGGCTCCAGCGGAAGGTAGAAGTAAGGGAGGGACGGCACGATGA
- a CDS encoding sugar kinase has translation MNEPMSEHKLILVKRRTRLEELIVRYNTVQQAQFYIERLGADFSDYIQEDQRYRQAVQLAQQQLSQLGRVQTIEREHVPNFIFGEQDIVVVVGQDGLVANTLKYVTAQPLIGVNPDPMRWDGVLLPFTVEDLSFIVPDVIRRQRALKEVTLAKVELNDGQYLYGVNDLFIGRKTHVSARYEVRLGSSIENQSSSGIIVSTGMGATGWFKSVLAGASGIVSSAAWQQLSSEEHTAAAAGPRSTDTANRSEFAWDAPYLYFTVREPFPSRTTATSLVFGQIHAKQQLHIVSQMPEDGVIFSDGVEQDFLEFNSGVQATIGLAEKRGQLVV, from the coding sequence ATGAATGAGCCGATGAGTGAGCACAAATTGATTCTGGTCAAACGGAGAACTCGGCTGGAGGAGTTGATTGTCCGCTATAATACTGTGCAGCAGGCCCAGTTTTATATTGAACGTCTTGGTGCAGACTTCAGCGATTACATCCAAGAAGATCAGCGTTACCGACAGGCAGTACAGCTTGCGCAGCAGCAGCTGAGCCAACTGGGGCGTGTTCAGACCATTGAGCGGGAGCATGTACCGAATTTTATATTTGGAGAGCAGGATATTGTCGTTGTGGTCGGGCAGGATGGTCTGGTTGCCAACACGTTGAAATATGTGACAGCACAGCCGCTAATCGGTGTTAATCCAGACCCGATGCGGTGGGATGGAGTGCTTTTGCCTTTTACAGTGGAGGATTTGAGCTTTATTGTACCGGATGTGATCCGCAGGCAGCGCGCATTGAAAGAGGTAACACTTGCGAAGGTCGAGCTGAACGACGGGCAGTATCTGTATGGTGTGAATGATCTGTTTATTGGAAGGAAGACGCATGTATCAGCCCGATATGAAGTGCGTTTGGGAAGCTCCATTGAAAATCAATCGTCCAGCGGGATTATCGTGTCTACAGGCATGGGAGCGACAGGATGGTTCAAAAGTGTGCTGGCTGGGGCTTCGGGGATCGTCAGTTCGGCCGCGTGGCAGCAGCTTAGCAGTGAGGAGCATACAGCTGCTGCAGCTGGACCCCGGTCTACGGATACAGCGAACAGAAGTGAGTTTGCGTGGGATGCTCCTTACTTATATTTTACCGTACGTGAGCCGTTCCCGAGCCGCACGACAGCGACTAGTCTTGTCTTTGGGCAGATTCATGCCAAACAGCAGCTCCATATCGTTTCACAGATGCCCGAGGATGGTGTCATTTTTAGTGATGGCGTGGAACAGGACTTTCTGGAGTTTAACTCCGGTGTGCAGGCGACAATTGGTTTGGCGGAAAAGAGAGGGCAGTTGGTCGTATAA
- a CDS encoding cupin domain-containing protein produces MSITSLQDVKAYSTERFTKRVLFQQGGGVTFVLHFLPGQQLPVHKHPGADLSLLVVEGKGTLILDGKEQEIKAEDAVSCGGETEFAFHNTSDAEVRLFVVLSKVPEPSYAKDI; encoded by the coding sequence ATGAGTATCACATCATTGCAAGACGTCAAAGCATACAGTACGGAACGGTTCACCAAACGGGTACTTTTTCAACAAGGGGGCGGGGTAACCTTTGTGCTTCATTTCCTGCCTGGACAGCAGCTCCCCGTTCACAAACATCCCGGTGCAGACCTCTCGCTGCTCGTCGTTGAAGGAAAAGGCACACTGATTCTGGACGGAAAAGAGCAGGAGATTAAGGCAGAAGATGCGGTGTCCTGCGGAGGCGAGACTGAATTCGCTTTCCATAACACAAGTGATGCGGAGGTTCGGTTGTTTGTCGTACTGAGTAAAGTGCCGGAACCTTCCTACGCCAAGGATATCTAG
- a CDS encoding metal-sulfur cluster assembly factor, translated as MEQTSHLLEHLKEVYDPELGVNIVDLGLVYEVKEEPERIQVRMTLTTPGCPLHDTIVGAVKWVLQQNTDKTDIDVQVVWEPQWSPQLMSREAKEMLGYF; from the coding sequence ATGGAACAAACCTCGCATTTACTCGAACATTTAAAAGAAGTATATGACCCGGAGCTTGGTGTCAACATCGTTGACCTCGGCCTGGTGTATGAAGTGAAGGAAGAGCCTGAACGCATTCAGGTGCGCATGACGCTCACAACGCCAGGCTGTCCGCTCCATGATACGATCGTTGGTGCGGTGAAATGGGTTTTACAACAAAATACTGACAAAACCGATATCGACGTACAGGTGGTGTGGGAACCCCAATGGTCTCCGCAGCTGATGTCCAGAGAAGCCAAAGAAATGCTCGGTTATTTTTAA
- a CDS encoding DUF2249 domain-containing protein, producing MSETAVNLVELDVRPHLSKKLEPFQLIMDTVKGLKHEDVFVLHAPFKPTPLLGILKMKGYSSTSERLESNHWVTAFVHKKNKAARGKIAAAVELNTSVRRESASLSVEDSASDDVSSYCEGHPEEMALTLDFEGSPQEAILQEPTIILDNRGLEPPQPMMRTLAALERCKPGEVVLIHNDRVPVFLIEELNQLGCLYTVDDQADGTAKVRIEKG from the coding sequence ATGTCTGAGACTGCCGTTAACCTTGTGGAACTGGACGTACGTCCTCATCTGAGCAAAAAACTCGAGCCCTTTCAGCTCATTATGGACACGGTAAAAGGATTAAAGCACGAGGATGTATTCGTCCTGCATGCGCCATTCAAACCAACCCCGCTGCTTGGCATTCTAAAGATGAAAGGGTACTCCAGTACGTCGGAGCGTCTTGAATCCAATCATTGGGTGACTGCGTTTGTGCATAAAAAAAATAAGGCCGCTAGGGGGAAAATCGCTGCGGCGGTAGAGTTGAATACTTCTGTTCGACGTGAATCTGCTTCGTTATCAGTTGAAGATTCCGCTTCAGATGATGTCAGCTCTTATTGCGAGGGACACCCTGAAGAGATGGCTTTAACTTTGGATTTCGAAGGTTCACCTCAGGAGGCAATACTGCAGGAACCGACCATCATTCTGGACAATCGCGGACTGGAGCCACCTCAACCGATGATGCGCACATTAGCTGCTCTCGAACGCTGCAAACCGGGAGAAGTTGTACTCATTCATAATGACCGCGTGCCCGTTTTTTTGATCGAGGAATTGAATCAGCTCGGTTGTCTCTACACCGTTGATGATCAGGCGGATGGTACAGCCAAAGTCAGAATCGAAAAAGGGTAA
- a CDS encoding DUF2249 domain-containing protein: MNTYAASINATEYPPHLKHKIIFETFEALQPGEAMLLVNDHDPKPLRFQFQSTHPDSFDWEYIEQGPITFQVKITKR, encoded by the coding sequence ATGAACACATATGCTGCATCGATTAATGCCACGGAGTATCCGCCACATTTGAAACATAAAATTATCTTTGAAACGTTTGAGGCTCTTCAGCCGGGAGAAGCCATGCTGCTGGTTAACGATCATGATCCAAAACCGCTTCGCTTCCAGTTCCAATCGACACATCCCGACAGTTTTGACTGGGAGTACATTGAACAGGGTCCTATTACATTTCAGGTGAAAATTACGAAACGATAG
- the moaA gene encoding GTP 3',8-cyclase MoaA, with protein MESKLMDPFGRVHDYLRISVTDRCNLRCVYCMPEEGMQFEPTERILSYEEITSIVQALAPLGVRKLRLTGGEPLVRKELDRLVAMLSAIPGIDDISLTTNGIYLAAHAEMLKAAGLTRVNISLDSLRPERFARITRGGKVHRVLEGIKASQKAGLNPIKLNVVLMKGVNDDEVEDFLRMTLEDPIDIRFIEYMPIGDSGEGWKSSYLPLEHVLKTCAANWNYESCGEVYGNGPADSYRIAGAAGTFGLIHPVSSHFCGSCNRLRLTADGNIKPCLYWSDEYNVRPLVGNDKAVQELFFKALGSKPETHDMVNALKGQQINGTPTLRHMSQIGG; from the coding sequence ATGGAATCTAAGTTAATGGACCCGTTTGGACGTGTGCATGATTACCTGCGTATATCGGTCACGGACCGCTGCAATCTGCGCTGTGTGTACTGTATGCCGGAAGAAGGAATGCAGTTTGAACCAACAGAACGCATCCTGTCCTATGAAGAAATTACATCGATTGTCCAGGCACTGGCTCCGCTGGGCGTTCGGAAACTGCGTTTGACTGGCGGAGAACCTCTGGTTCGTAAGGAGCTGGATCGACTGGTTGCCATGTTATCCGCTATTCCTGGAATAGACGACATATCCTTAACAACCAATGGCATATATTTGGCGGCTCATGCTGAGATGCTGAAGGCTGCAGGTTTGACACGTGTGAACATTAGTCTTGATTCGCTCAGACCGGAGCGATTCGCGCGGATTACACGGGGCGGTAAGGTGCATCGTGTGCTGGAAGGTATTAAAGCCAGTCAGAAGGCTGGACTAAATCCCATCAAGCTTAACGTGGTACTTATGAAAGGCGTAAATGACGACGAGGTAGAAGATTTTCTGCGGATGACGCTGGAGGACCCGATTGATATTCGTTTTATTGAATATATGCCGATCGGTGACAGCGGAGAGGGGTGGAAGTCGAGTTATTTGCCGCTTGAGCATGTGCTGAAAACCTGCGCAGCCAATTGGAACTACGAGAGCTGCGGCGAGGTGTACGGCAATGGTCCGGCAGACAGTTACCGGATTGCTGGTGCCGCCGGAACCTTTGGCCTGATTCATCCGGTCAGCAGTCATTTCTGCGGCAGCTGCAATAGACTCCGTTTAACGGCTGACGGCAATATAAAGCCCTGCCTGTACTGGTCGGATGAGTACAATGTGCGTCCGCTCGTCGGCAATGACAAGGCGGTGCAGGAGTTGTTTTTCAAGGCGCTCGGCTCCAAACCCGAAACTCATGATATGGTGAATGCCTTAAAAGGGCAGCAGATTAACGGAACACCTACGCTGCGGCATATGTCGCAGATTGGAGGATAG